gattattatttaagcttTATGCAAGGCATTGCTTCTGCAATAAAAGTAGTAATTACAGTCAGgaatataaagaaatgaaatgggATTACAGCATGGTTACTATTTCATTTATTCCATTTCATTAGGAAAATGCTGTCCACGCACTTCCACTTGTTGCCAATCCAAGCAGTCTGCTGGCTTTTCGCAGGTCAAAGCTCTGGACCCCCGCCCCCTGGAGGGAGCTCCAATGCCTCCCCCATCAACCCCCCAAACGCTTTCAAATGCTGCCTAACACTGGCACTAGAAAGCTTTGCCAAATGGCGAAAGCTGCGCTGGCTGCTCGTCCATATGATCGCCGCTCTCCATTTAGTTTATAAACAACGCTCGCCGGCTGCAGTTGGAATCGGAACCCTGGGAAACCGGCGCTACTAACCCATATATAGCATACCCATAGGACCCCGGTAAGCATATGTAATTGCTTATCACAGTGCGGCTGTCCGAAATCGGTAGGTCTCATCGCTCCAGCGACAACGGATCCCTCAGCAGCTCGTGTCCCCCCAGCAAATTGCCGGCTTACGTAAGCCAATTGTATTCGATTTGGATTCGTTTTAGCTGAGAGAACATCAatctcaattaaattaagacAAAAACATGCGGCTACTGGCCAGACACGCGATTCGATTGCTGGGTCAGGAGAATGGCGCGGGCGAGGTGGCTTCACATTCGCGAGGAGGCATCCGGCTGAAGGCCACAACCGGTTACCTCAAGCTGGCCACGGCAAGTGTTCAGCCAGTGGAGCCGGAGAAACAGGTGCAGCGAAAGGTGAGTACTCCAAATTGGTAGACCCAATGTTTAGGTTTCGCTTTGGATTTCGCTAATCGGAATTTCCCCAGAACTCGCCACTGACGGATTCCTTTGGTCGACATCATACCTATTTGAGAATTTCCCTAACCGAACGCTGCAACCTGCGATGTAAGTAGTACACCAATGTATGCTTTAGACCCTTATCGGTTTTGGCCTGTTATTGTATTACCTATTTGATAATACTCGTTATGAAGTGGATCCCGGCCTTGATTGAATAATGTGGCGAAATTCGTGTCTTACACACGCACAACTGCGGCCAACATAATAGTTATGGCGCCCCCACATTGAACCATTTGCTAACCAATTAGAGCAGATGTTCTAATTTCATTTTGGCAGTTCTACTGTAATCAGATACTTTTGGCGACATTAACAGGGTTTCTGATTTCAATTGCTGATATCACTGCCCAACTGATATTGGACCACTTAATGTTCTTAAGGCGAATTCGAGAAACTTCCATGCTAACACACATATCAGAAAGTTTAAGAATGCTACCGATGTATTGTAGTATATGTACATGAAATTCCAACtagaaaattgtattattattactatgtATATTTTTAGGCGACTACTGCATGCCCGCTGAAGGCGTGCCGCTGCAACCCAAAAACAATCTCCTGACCACCGGGGAAATCCTGCGTCTAGCTCGAATTTTCGTGGAGCAGGGAGTGCGCAAAATCCGCTTAACGGGCGGAGAGCCCACGGTGCGGCGGGATATAGTGGAGATTGTGGCTCAAATGAAAGCGTTACCCGAACTGGAACAAGTGGGAATTACCACCAATGGCCTGGTGCTGACCCGCCTGCTACTGCCGCTCCAGAGAGCTGGACTGGATAACCTTAACATCAGTCTGGACACGCTGAAAAGGGATCGCTTTGAGAAGATTACCAGGAGAAAAGGATGGGAGCGGGTGATAGCGGGCATTGATCTAGCTGTCCAATTGGGCTATCGTCCCAAGGTGAACTGCGTCCTAATGCGCGATTTCAACGAGGATGAAATCTGTGATTTCGTCGAATTCACCAAGGATCGTCCCGTGGATGTGCGGTTCATAGAGTACATGCCTTTCTCTGGAAATAAGTGGCATACAGAGAGGCTCATTTCATACAAAGATACCCTGCAAACCATACGACAAAGGTGGCCCGACTTTCAGGCCCTTCCCAATGGACCCAATGACACTTCCAAAGCGTATGCAGTTCCGGGATTCAAGGGTCAGGTCGGTTTCATCACCTCCATGACGGAACACTTTTGCGGAACCTGCAATAGATTGCGACTGACGGCGGATGGGAACATAAAGGTGTGCTTGTTTGGCAACAAAGAGTTCTCGTTGAGAGATGCCATGCGAAATGAGAATGTTAGCGAGGAACAGTTGGTGGATCTCATTGGGGCAGCTGTCCAGCGCAAGAAGAAACAGCATGCAGGTGAGTTGCGAACCCGGAATCAAACGTAGAAAGTCTTCAGACCTTGGTACTCCTTCGCAGGCATGCTCAACCTGTCGCAGATGGAGAACCGGCCCATGATACTCATTGGCGGCTAGTAGACACACCACACTCTCTCTTCCCTCTCCCGTTGCAGATGCTGCGCCAAGActccatcatcatcttcatccaCATTTGTATCACCAAGCATATCATACTTCAAGGCTGCAGTTCCAGGCCCGGAATTACAGCCGACTTACCCATGTCGATGGCCAGGGCAAGGCCCAAATGGTGGATGTGGGCGCAAAACCATCGACCACAAGACTAGCTCGTGCAGAGGCCACTGTCCAGGTGGGTGAGAAACTCACCCAACTTATAGCCGACAATCAAGTGGCCAAGGGAGATGTTCTGACCGTAGCCCAACTTGCTGGCATAATGGGCGCTAAGCGAACTGCCGAACTGATACCGCTGTGCCACAACATCAGCTTGTCCTCCGTGAAAGTGCAGGCCACTCTTCTGAAAGCCAAACAGTCTGTGCGGCTGGAGGCATCCGTTCGCTGCTCCGGCCAAACTGGAGTCGAAATGGAGGCACTAACCGCAGTTTCCGTGGCAGCGTTAACTGTGTACGACATGTGCAAGGCTGTTTCCCACGATATCTGCATCACC
This genomic interval from Drosophila teissieri strain GT53w chromosome 3L, Prin_Dtei_1.1, whole genome shotgun sequence contains the following:
- the LOC122615814 gene encoding molybdenum cofactor biosynthesis protein 1 isoform X2, with translation MRLLARHAIRLLGQENGAGEVASHSRGGIRLKATTGYLKLATASVQPVEPEKQVQRKNSPLTDSFGRHHTYLRISLTERCNLRCDYCMPAEGVPLQPKNNLLTTGEILRLARIFVEQGVRKIRLTGGEPTVRRDIVEIVAQMKALPELEQVGITTNGLVLTRLLLPLQRAGLDNLNISLDTLKRDRFEKITRRKGWERVIAGIDLAVQLGYRPKVNCVLMRDFNEDEICDFVEFTKDRPVDVRFIEYMPFSGNKWHTERLISYKDTLQTIRQRWPDFQALPNGPNDTSKAYAVPGFKGQVGFITSMTEHFCGTCNRLRLTADGNIKVCLFGNKEFSLRDAMRNENVSEEQLVDLIGAAVQRKKKQHAGMLNLSQMENRPMILIGG
- the LOC122615814 gene encoding molybdenum cofactor biosynthesis protein 1 isoform X1, with the translated sequence MRLLARHAIRLLGQENGAGEVASHSRGGIRLKATTGYLKLATASVQPVEPEKQVQRKNSPLTDSFGRHHTYLRISLTERCNLRCDYCMPAEGVPLQPKNNLLTTGEILRLARIFVEQGVRKIRLTGGEPTVRRDIVEIVAQMKALPELEQVGITTNGLVLTRLLLPLQRAGLDNLNISLDTLKRDRFEKITRRKGWERVIAGIDLAVQLGYRPKVNCVLMRDFNEDEICDFVEFTKDRPVDVRFIEYMPFSGNKWHTERLISYKDTLQTIRQRWPDFQALPNGPNDTSKAYAVPGFKGQVGFITSMTEHFCGTCNRLRLTADGNIKVCLFGNKEFSLRDAMRNENVSEEQLVDLIGAAVQRKKKQHADAAPRLHHHLHPHLYHQAYHTSRLQFQARNYSRLTHVDGQGKAQMVDVGAKPSTTRLARAEATVQVGEKLTQLIADNQVAKGDVLTVAQLAGIMGAKRTAELIPLCHNISLSSVKVQATLLKAKQSVRLEASVRCSGQTGVEMEALTAVSVAALTVYDMCKAVSHDICITNVRLLSKSGGKRDFRRDEPNNGIVTEVE